The proteins below come from a single Streptomyces spongiicola genomic window:
- the gyrB gene encoding DNA topoisomerase (ATP-hydrolyzing) subunit B encodes MLCQKGRFVADSGNPNENIPSTAADGTGEGLGPSSYDASAITVLEGLDAVRKRPGMYIGSTGERGLHHLVQEVVDNSVDEALAGHADTIDVTILADGGVRVVDNGRGIPVDIHPVEKKPAVEVVLTVLHAGGKFGGGGYAVSGGLHGVGVSVVNALSTKVSVDIKRDGHRWTQDYKMGVPTAPLAKHEPVEDSGTTVTFWADPDIFETTEYSFETLSRRFQEMAFLNKGLTLTLTDERESAKATVGADDPDAEAAAEPKARTVEYHYEGGIVDFVTYLNSRKGELIHPTVIDIEAEDKERLLSVEVAMQWNSQYSEGVYSFANTIHTHEGGTHEEGFRAALTGLVNRYARDRKLLREKDDNLTGEDIREGLTAIISVKLGEPQFEGQTKTKLGNTEAKTFVQKVVNEHLTDWFDRNPNEAADIVRKGIQAATARVAARKARDLTRRKGLLESASLPGKLSDCQSNDPTKCEIFIVEGDSAGGSAKSGRNPMYQAILPIRGKILNVEKARVDKILQNTEVQALISAFGTGVHEDFDIEKLRYHKIILMADADVDGQHINTLLLTFLFRFMRPLVEAGHVFLSRPPLYKIKWGRDDFEYAYSDRERDALVEIGKQQGKRIREDSIQRFKGLGEMNAEELRVTTMDVEHRVLGQVTLDDAAQADDLFSVLMGEDVEARRSFIQRNAKDVRFLDI; translated from the coding sequence GTGCTGTGCCAGAAAGGGCGCTTCGTGGCCGATTCCGGCAACCCCAACGAGAACATTCCTTCCACTGCCGCCGACGGGACCGGCGAGGGCCTGGGGCCCTCGTCGTACGACGCCAGCGCGATCACCGTCCTCGAGGGTCTGGACGCGGTCCGCAAGCGCCCCGGGATGTACATCGGGTCGACCGGTGAGCGTGGTCTGCATCACCTCGTCCAGGAGGTCGTCGACAACTCCGTCGACGAGGCCCTGGCCGGGCACGCGGACACGATCGACGTGACGATCCTCGCGGACGGCGGGGTCAGGGTCGTCGACAACGGCCGGGGCATTCCCGTGGACATCCACCCGGTGGAGAAGAAGCCGGCCGTCGAGGTCGTCCTCACGGTCCTGCACGCGGGCGGCAAGTTCGGAGGCGGCGGCTACGCCGTGTCGGGTGGTCTGCACGGCGTCGGCGTGAGCGTCGTCAACGCCCTCTCCACCAAGGTCTCGGTGGACATCAAGCGCGACGGCCACCGCTGGACGCAGGACTACAAGATGGGGGTGCCCACCGCCCCGCTGGCCAAGCACGAGCCGGTCGAGGACTCGGGTACCACGGTCACCTTCTGGGCCGACCCGGACATCTTCGAGACGACCGAGTACTCCTTCGAGACGCTCTCGCGCCGCTTCCAGGAGATGGCCTTCCTCAACAAGGGCCTGACCCTGACGCTGACGGACGAGCGGGAGTCGGCGAAGGCGACCGTCGGCGCGGACGACCCGGACGCGGAGGCGGCGGCCGAGCCGAAGGCGCGCACGGTCGAGTACCACTACGAGGGCGGCATCGTCGACTTCGTGACGTACCTGAACTCCCGCAAGGGCGAGCTGATCCACCCTACGGTCATCGACATCGAGGCCGAGGACAAGGAGCGGCTGCTCTCGGTCGAGGTGGCGATGCAGTGGAACTCGCAGTACAGCGAGGGTGTCTACTCCTTCGCCAACACGATCCACACGCACGAGGGCGGTACCCACGAGGAGGGTTTCCGAGCCGCGCTCACGGGCCTGGTCAACCGCTATGCGCGGGACCGGAAGCTGCTGCGCGAGAAGGACGACAACCTCACCGGTGAGGACATCCGCGAGGGTCTGACCGCGATCATCTCGGTCAAGCTCGGCGAGCCCCAGTTCGAGGGCCAGACCAAGACCAAGCTGGGCAACACGGAGGCGAAGACCTTCGTCCAGAAGGTGGTCAACGAGCATCTCACCGACTGGTTCGACCGCAACCCGAACGAGGCCGCGGACATCGTGCGCAAGGGCATCCAGGCCGCCACGGCCCGGGTCGCCGCCCGCAAGGCCCGCGACCTCACGCGCCGCAAGGGCCTGCTGGAGAGCGCCTCGCTGCCGGGCAAGCTGTCCGACTGCCAGTCGAACGACCCCACCAAGTGCGAGATCTTCATCGTCGAGGGAGACTCGGCCGGCGGCTCGGCCAAGTCCGGCCGTAACCCGATGTACCAGGCGATCCTGCCGATCCGGGGCAAGATCCTGAACGTCGAGAAGGCGCGGGTCGACAAGATCCTCCAGAACACCGAGGTCCAGGCGCTGATCTCCGCCTTCGGCACCGGTGTCCACGAGGACTTCGACATCGAGAAGCTCCGCTACCACAAGATCATTCTGATGGCGGACGCCGATGTCGACGGCCAGCACATCAACACCCTCCTGCTGACCTTCCTCTTCCGCTTCATGCGGCCGCTGGTCGAGGCGGGCCATGTGTTCCTCTCCCGTCCTCCGCTCTACAAGATCAAGTGGGGTCGCGACGACTTCGAGTACGCGTACTCCGACCGCGAGCGCGACGCCCTCGTCGAGATCGGCAAGCAGCAGGGCAAGCGGATCAGGGAGGACTCGATCCAGCGCTTCAAGGGTCTCGGCGAGATGAACGCCGAGGAGCTGCGCGTCACCACGATGGACGTCGAGCACCGAGTCCTCGGCCAGGTCACGCTGGACGACGCCGCGCAGGCGGACGACCTGTTCTCGGTGCTGATGGGCGAGGACGTCGAGGCACGGCGCTCCTTCATCCAGCGCAACGCCAAGGACGTCCGCTTCCTCGACATCTGA
- a CDS encoding DUF3566 domain-containing protein, whose translation MQQGTQPYHPPQAYPSPPGGTQGGQQRPGQQAAAGAAVRRPRTGATTQPRTRKARLRVAKADPWSVMKVSFLLSIALGICTIVAAAVLWMVMDAMGVFSTVGGTISEATGSNESNGFDLQSFLSLPRVLLFTSVIAVIDVVLATALATLGAFIYNLSAGFVGGVELTLAEDE comes from the coding sequence GTGCAGCAGGGAACCCAGCCGTACCACCCGCCCCAGGCGTACCCCTCCCCTCCTGGGGGGACGCAGGGCGGTCAGCAGCGGCCCGGCCAGCAGGCGGCCGCGGGTGCGGCCGTCCGCAGGCCCCGCACGGGGGCGACCACGCAGCCCCGGACGCGCAAGGCGCGCCTGCGGGTCGCCAAGGCCGACCCGTGGTCGGTGATGAAGGTCAGCTTCCTGCTCTCGATCGCCCTGGGCATCTGCACGATCGTCGCCGCGGCGGTGCTGTGGATGGTCATGGACGCGATGGGCGTCTTCTCGACGGTCGGCGGGACGATCAGCGAGGCTACGGGCTCGAACGAGAGCAACGGCTTCGACCTCCAGTCGTTCCTCTCGCTCCCCCGGGTGCTCCTCTTCACGTCGGTGATCGCGGTCATCGACGTGGTGCTGGCCACGGCACTGGCGACGCTGGGCGCCTTCATCTACAACCTCTCCGCCGGGTTCGTGGGCGGAGTCGAGCTCACGCTGGCCGAGGACGAATAA
- a CDS encoding DLW-39 family protein, with protein MKKLLLVALAAIGGLLVYRQIQADRAEQDLWTEATDSVPAGSGV; from the coding sequence GTGAAGAAGCTTCTCCTGGTCGCACTGGCCGCCATCGGCGGGCTCCTCGTGTACCGCCAGATCCAGGCGGATCGCGCCGAGCAGGATCTGTGGACGGAGGCGACCGACTCCGTGCCCGCAGGTTCGGGTGTGTGA
- a CDS encoding DUF721 domain-containing protein, which yields MSENGTPRVAAAGTPSAPSGPLPGPSGVDLARVALRAAQEQARARGAAALEKRQARRGGGLRSGARADGRDPLPLGAAINRLITERGWETPAAVGGVMGRWPQIVGEDLAKHCAPLRYDEDPDERVLTVQCDSTVWATQLRLLAPRLVARLNEDLGQGTVRVIRVLGPGGPARRFGPLRAPGSTGPGDTYG from the coding sequence GTGAGTGAGAACGGGACTCCGCGGGTCGCCGCGGCGGGCACCCCGTCGGCGCCGTCGGGCCCGCTGCCCGGGCCCTCGGGGGTCGATCTGGCACGTGTGGCGCTGCGCGCGGCGCAGGAGCAGGCCCGGGCCCGGGGCGCGGCCGCGCTGGAGAAGCGCCAGGCCAGGCGGGGTGGCGGCCTGCGGTCCGGGGCCCGCGCGGACGGCCGGGATCCCTTGCCGCTGGGCGCGGCGATCAACCGGCTGATCACCGAGCGGGGCTGGGAGACTCCTGCGGCGGTGGGCGGAGTGATGGGCCGCTGGCCGCAGATCGTCGGCGAGGACCTGGCGAAGCACTGCGCCCCGCTCCGCTACGACGAGGATCCGGACGAGCGCGTGCTCACCGTCCAGTGCGACTCGACGGTGTGGGCGACCCAGCTGCGGCTGCTCGCCCCCCGGCTCGTGGCCCGGCTGAACGAGGACCTCGGTCAGGGCACGGTCCGGGTGATCAGGGTTCTGGGGCCCGGCGGTCCCGCCCGCCGTTTCGGTCCGCTGCGCGCGCCCGGCAGCACGGGCCCCGGCGACACCTACGGCTGA
- a CDS encoding serine/threonine-protein kinase, with protein sequence MGEVFAGRYELIDPIGRGGAGAVWRAWDHRRRRYVAAKVLQQSDAHSLLRFVREQALRIDHPHVLAPASWAADDDKVLFTMDLVGGGSLAHLIGDYGPLPPRFVCTLVDQLLSGLAAVHAEGVVHRDIKPANILLESTGTGRPHLRLSDFGISMRKGEPRLTETNYVVGTPGYFAPEQMLGAEPDFPADLFAVGLVALYLLQGRKPDSRALVEHFAEYGTPGAPEGVPEPLWQVLAGLLQPDPQARFRTATGARKALVSAVELLPDTTADDEPVEVFDQLGPLPSGFGPGGPGGPGDTGDADSPGERGPGGPRAGAEPAAEQADVHTHRTGRTGHIAHAGQALRTGHIAPGRPEVSIDSNDSNDLVSSGGPGGQDGPGGSNNSDSPDGLRSWPLAPRSTPQQSGPDGHTAHSSQSAQAGQSTGAEHVSDAGHAGWTGQALQGLTGTPGPRQAPPPSPSETGSFRLPPPPPPASPPSRVLPSAHAEPSARAEPSAHPEPSRDPVLSDRPVAPHPAQAPTASVPHERPPTREYTDHGPWIPGQAHPPAYRPSPAVSPPSPSPLPSPLLSSPPPPSVARRRPGPPPRVAIPVLFVALICFAVGIWAFAQT encoded by the coding sequence ATGGGTGAGGTCTTCGCCGGTCGGTACGAACTGATCGACCCGATCGGACGCGGCGGGGCCGGCGCCGTCTGGCGCGCCTGGGACCATCGGCGGCGGCGCTATGTGGCCGCCAAGGTCCTTCAGCAGAGCGACGCCCACTCGCTCCTGCGCTTCGTCCGCGAGCAGGCGCTGCGCATCGACCACCCCCATGTACTCGCCCCGGCCAGCTGGGCCGCGGACGACGACAAGGTGCTGTTCACCATGGACCTGGTGGGCGGCGGCTCGCTGGCGCACCTCATCGGCGACTACGGCCCGCTGCCGCCGCGGTTCGTCTGCACCCTGGTCGACCAGTTGCTGTCGGGACTCGCCGCGGTGCACGCCGAGGGGGTCGTGCACCGCGACATCAAGCCCGCGAACATCCTGCTGGAGTCCACCGGCACCGGGCGCCCGCATCTGCGGTTGTCGGACTTCGGCATCTCCATGCGGAAGGGCGAGCCGCGGCTCACCGAGACGAACTACGTGGTGGGGACACCGGGCTACTTCGCGCCCGAGCAGATGCTCGGCGCGGAACCGGACTTCCCCGCCGACCTGTTCGCCGTGGGACTCGTCGCCCTGTACCTGCTCCAGGGCCGGAAGCCGGACTCCCGGGCCCTGGTCGAGCATTTCGCCGAGTACGGCACACCGGGCGCTCCGGAGGGCGTTCCGGAGCCGCTGTGGCAGGTCCTCGCCGGTCTGCTCCAGCCTGATCCACAGGCCCGTTTCCGTACCGCCACCGGTGCGCGGAAGGCGCTCGTCTCGGCCGTCGAGCTGCTGCCCGACACCACCGCCGACGACGAGCCGGTCGAGGTCTTCGACCAGTTGGGACCCCTGCCCTCAGGCTTCGGCCCTGGTGGCCCTGGTGGCCCTGGCGACACTGGCGACGCTGACAGCCCCGGCGAACGCGGCCCGGGCGGGCCGCGAGCCGGCGCCGAGCCGGCGGCGGAGCAGGCCGACGTTCACACTCACCGCACCGGTCGCACCGGCCACATCGCTCATGCCGGTCAGGCACTGCGGACCGGGCACATCGCCCCGGGCCGCCCGGAGGTTTCGATCGACTCGAACGACTCGAACGACTTGGTCAGTTCGGGCGGTCCGGGTGGTCAGGATGGTCCGGGTGGATCAAACAACTCGGACAGTCCGGACGGCCTGCGCTCCTGGCCACTCGCACCCCGGTCGACGCCCCAGCAGAGCGGGCCCGACGGGCATACCGCGCATAGCAGTCAATCCGCCCAGGCCGGACAGTCCACAGGGGCTGAACATGTCAGCGATGCCGGGCATGCCGGGTGGACCGGTCAGGCGCTCCAGGGCCTGACCGGCACCCCGGGCCCGCGGCAGGCTCCCCCGCCGTCGCCCTCGGAGACCGGCTCCTTCCGGCTGCCACCGCCGCCACCCCCGGCTTCACCGCCCTCCCGAGTTCTACCGTCCGCCCACGCCGAGCCGTCCGCCCGTGCCGAGCCGTCCGCCCACCCCGAACCGTCCCGTGACCCCGTTCTCTCGGACCGGCCGGTGGCACCACATCCCGCCCAGGCACCGACGGCCTCGGTCCCGCACGAGCGGCCCCCGACCCGTGAGTACACCGATCACGGCCCCTGGATCCCGGGCCAGGCGCATCCCCCGGCGTACCGGCCCTCCCCCGCCGTCTCGCCCCCATCCCCTTCCCCACTCCCTTCCCCACTCCTTTCCTCTCCCCCTCCCCCGTCCGTGGCACGGAGACGACCGGGACCTCCCCCGAGGGTGGCGATCCCGGTGCTGTTCGTCGCGCTGATCTGCTTCGCGGTCGGCATCTGGGCCTTCGCCCAGACCTGA
- the gyrA gene encoding DNA gyrase subunit A has protein sequence MADETTPVPGGDNPAPVTTGIEEEGPQLRIEPVGLETEMQRSYLDYAMSVIVSRALPDVRDGLKPVHRRVLYAMYDGGYRPEKGFYKCARVVGDVMGTYHPHGDSSIYDALVRLAQPWSMRMPLVDSNGNFGSPGNDPAAAMRYTECKMTPLSMEMLRDIDEETVDFQDNYDGRNQEPTVLPSRFPNLLVNGSAGIAVGMATNIPPHNLREVAAGAQWALEHPEATHEELLDALIERIKGPDFPTGALVVGRKGIEEAYRTGRGSITMRAVVEVEEIQNRQCLVVTELPYQVNPDNLAQKIADLVKDGKIGGIADVRDETSSRTGQRLVIVLKRDAVAKVVLNNLYKHTDLQTNFGANMLALVDGVPRTLSLDAFIRHWVTHQIEVIVRRTKFRLRKAEERAHILRGLLKALDAIDEVIALIRRSETVEVARGGLMGLLEIDEIQANAILEMQLRRLAALERQKIVQEHDELQSKINEYNRILASPEKQRGIVSEELAALVEKFGDDRRSKLVPFDGDMSIEDLIAEEDIVVTITRGGYVKRTKTDDYRSQKRGGKGVRGTKLKEDDIVDHFFVSTTHHWLLFFTNKGRVYRAKAYELPDAGRDARGQHVANLLAFQPDEQIAEILAIRDYEAAPYLVLATKAGLVKKTPLKDYDSPRSGGVIAINLRETEGGGDDELIGAELVSAEDDLLLISRKAQSIRFTATDEALRPMGRATSGVKGMSFREGDELLSMNVVRPGTFVFTATDGGYAKRTAVDEYRVQGRGGLGIKAAKIVEDRGSLVGALVVEETDEILAITLSGGVIRTRVNEVRETGRDTMGVQLINLGKRDAVVGIARNAEAGREAEEVEGAEGAEGVDEAAEAGEGGGAGVPEAAGIGQGAEPSAGEHDEE, from the coding sequence ATGGCCGACGAGACCACCCCTGTCCCCGGCGGGGACAACCCCGCTCCCGTCACCACCGGAATCGAAGAGGAGGGCCCGCAGCTGCGGATCGAGCCCGTCGGGCTCGAGACGGAGATGCAGCGCTCCTACCTCGACTACGCGATGTCCGTCATCGTGTCGCGCGCGCTGCCCGATGTGCGGGACGGCCTCAAGCCCGTCCACCGCCGGGTGCTGTACGCGATGTACGACGGCGGCTACCGGCCCGAGAAGGGCTTCTACAAGTGCGCCCGGGTCGTCGGTGACGTCATGGGTACGTACCACCCGCACGGTGACTCCTCGATCTACGACGCGCTGGTCCGTCTCGCCCAGCCGTGGTCGATGCGGATGCCGCTGGTGGACTCGAACGGCAACTTCGGCTCCCCGGGCAACGACCCGGCGGCCGCCATGCGCTACACCGAGTGCAAGATGACGCCGCTGTCCATGGAGATGCTCCGGGACATCGACGAGGAGACCGTCGACTTCCAGGACAACTACGACGGCCGCAACCAGGAGCCCACGGTCCTGCCGTCACGCTTCCCGAACCTGCTGGTCAACGGCAGCGCCGGGATCGCCGTCGGGATGGCCACCAACATCCCGCCGCACAACCTGCGCGAGGTCGCGGCCGGCGCCCAGTGGGCACTGGAGCACCCCGAGGCGACCCACGAGGAACTCCTCGACGCGCTGATCGAGCGAATCAAGGGCCCGGACTTCCCGACCGGGGCGCTGGTCGTGGGCCGCAAGGGCATCGAGGAGGCGTACCGCACCGGCCGCGGCTCCATCACCATGCGGGCGGTCGTCGAGGTCGAGGAGATCCAGAACCGGCAGTGCCTGGTGGTCACGGAGCTTCCGTACCAGGTCAACCCGGACAACCTCGCGCAGAAGATCGCCGACCTGGTGAAGGACGGCAAGATCGGCGGCATCGCCGACGTCCGCGACGAGACCTCGTCGCGCACGGGCCAGCGCCTGGTCATCGTGCTGAAGCGCGACGCCGTCGCCAAGGTCGTCCTCAACAACCTGTACAAGCACACCGATCTGCAGACCAACTTCGGCGCCAACATGCTGGCCCTGGTCGACGGGGTGCCGCGCACGCTGTCGCTGGACGCCTTCATCCGGCACTGGGTGACCCACCAGATCGAGGTCATCGTCCGCCGGACGAAGTTCCGGCTGCGCAAGGCCGAGGAGCGCGCCCACATCCTGCGCGGTCTCCTCAAGGCACTCGACGCCATCGACGAGGTCATCGCGCTGATCCGGCGCAGCGAGACGGTCGAGGTCGCGCGCGGGGGCCTGATGGGCCTGCTGGAGATCGACGAGATCCAGGCCAACGCGATCCTCGAGATGCAGCTGCGGCGGCTGGCCGCCCTGGAGCGCCAGAAGATCGTGCAGGAGCACGACGAGCTGCAGTCGAAGATCAACGAGTACAACCGGATCCTCGCCTCCCCCGAGAAGCAGCGCGGCATCGTCAGCGAGGAGCTGGCGGCCCTCGTCGAGAAGTTCGGCGACGACCGGCGCTCCAAGCTCGTCCCCTTCGACGGCGACATGTCCATCGAGGACCTGATCGCCGAGGAGGACATCGTCGTCACGATCACCCGTGGCGGCTATGTGAAGCGCACCAAGACCGACGACTACCGCTCGCAGAAGCGCGGCGGCAAGGGTGTGCGGGGCACGAAGCTGAAGGAGGACGACATCGTCGACCACTTCTTCGTCTCCACCACGCACCACTGGCTGCTGTTCTTCACCAACAAGGGGCGGGTCTACCGGGCCAAGGCGTACGAGCTGCCGGACGCCGGGCGCGACGCCCGCGGGCAGCACGTCGCCAACCTGCTGGCCTTCCAGCCGGACGAGCAGATCGCCGAGATCCTGGCGATCAGGGACTACGAGGCCGCGCCCTACCTGGTGCTCGCCACCAAGGCGGGCCTGGTGAAGAAGACGCCGCTGAAGGACTACGACTCCCCGCGGTCCGGCGGTGTCATCGCGATCAACCTGCGCGAGACGGAGGGCGGCGGCGACGACGAGCTGATCGGCGCCGAGCTGGTGTCGGCCGAGGACGACCTGCTGCTGATCAGCAGGAAGGCCCAGTCGATCCGGTTCACCGCGACGGACGAGGCGCTGCGCCCGATGGGGCGCGCCACGTCGGGTGTGAAGGGCATGAGCTTCCGCGAGGGCGATGAACTCCTCTCGATGAATGTGGTGCGGCCCGGTACCTTCGTGTTCACTGCCACGGACGGCGGGTACGCCAAGCGGACCGCCGTCGACGAGTACCGCGTCCAGGGCCGCGGCGGCCTGGGCATCAAGGCCGCCAAGATCGTGGAGGACCGCGGTTCCCTGGTCGGCGCGCTGGTGGTGGAGGAGACCGACGAGATCCTCGCCATCACCTTGTCCGGTGGTGTCATTCGTACGCGAGTCAATGAAGTCAGGGAGACGGGCCGTGACACCATGGGCGTCCAACTGATCAACCTCGGTAAGCGGGACGCCGTCGTGGGTATCGCGCGCAACGCGGAGGCAGGCCGCGAGGCCGAAGAGGTCGAAGGGGCTGAAGGGGCTGAAGGGGTCGACGAGGCCGCGGAAGCCGGAGAGGGCGGCGGGGCCGGGGTCCCCGAGGCCGCAGGGATCGGCCAGGGCGCGGAGCCCTCGGCCGGAGAGCACGACGAGGAGTAG
- the recF gene encoding DNA replication/repair protein RecF (All proteins in this family for which functions are known are DNA-binding proteins that assist the filamentation of RecA onto DNA for the initiation of recombination or recombinational repair.) produces MHVTHLSLADFRSYARVEVPLEPGVTVFTGANGQGKTNLVEAVGYLATLGSHRVSSDAPLVRTGAERAVIRAAVTQGERSQLVELELNPGKSNRARINRSSQVRPRDVLGIVRTVLFAPEDLALVKGDPGERRRFLDELVTARSPRMAGVRSDYERVLRQRNTLLKSAAMARRHGGRAMDLSTLDVWDQHLARAGAELLARRLDLIAALQPLTDKAYEQLAPGGGPVALEYRGSAGGGAAQSREELYEQLVAALGETRRQEIERGVTLVGPHRDELLLKLGGMPAKGYASHGESWSYALALRLASYDLLRAEGNEPVLVLDDVFAELDARRRERLAELVAPGEQVLVTAAVDEDVPGALAGARYRVVDGAVERA; encoded by the coding sequence ATGCATGTCACGCATCTGTCGCTGGCCGACTTCCGCTCGTACGCCCGGGTCGAGGTCCCGCTCGAGCCGGGCGTCACCGTCTTCACGGGGGCCAACGGGCAGGGCAAGACCAATCTGGTGGAAGCCGTCGGCTATCTCGCGACGCTCGGCAGCCACCGGGTCTCCTCGGACGCGCCGCTGGTGCGGACGGGCGCGGAAAGGGCGGTCATCAGGGCCGCGGTCACCCAGGGCGAGCGGTCCCAGCTGGTCGAGCTGGAACTCAACCCGGGAAAGTCGAACCGGGCGCGTATCAACAGGTCCTCGCAGGTCAGGCCGCGTGACGTGCTGGGGATCGTCAGGACCGTGCTGTTCGCGCCGGAGGACCTGGCCCTGGTGAAGGGCGATCCCGGCGAGCGGCGGCGCTTTCTGGACGAGCTGGTCACGGCACGCTCACCTCGGATGGCCGGAGTCCGGTCGGACTACGAGCGGGTGCTCAGGCAGCGCAACACCCTGCTGAAGTCGGCCGCGATGGCGCGGCGGCACGGCGGCCGCGCCATGGACCTGTCGACCCTTGACGTGTGGGACCAGCACCTCGCCCGGGCCGGGGCGGAGCTGCTGGCACGCCGGCTGGATCTGATCGCCGCCCTGCAACCGCTGACCGACAAGGCGTACGAGCAGCTGGCGCCGGGCGGGGGGCCGGTCGCGCTCGAGTACCGCGGGTCGGCGGGCGGCGGTGCCGCTCAGTCGCGCGAGGAGCTGTACGAGCAGCTCGTGGCCGCGCTGGGCGAGACGCGCAGACAGGAGATCGAGCGCGGGGTGACGCTGGTCGGGCCGCACCGCGACGAGCTGCTGCTGAAGCTGGGCGGGATGCCCGCGAAGGGCTATGCCAGCCACGGCGAGTCCTGGTCGTATGCGCTGGCGCTGCGGCTGGCCTCGTACGACCTGCTGCGGGCGGAGGGCAACGAGCCGGTGCTGGTGCTCGACGACGTGTTCGCCGAGCTCGACGCCCGGCGGCGGGAGCGGCTGGCGGAGCTGGTGGCCCCCGGAGAGCAGGTGCTGGTGACGGCGGCGGTGGACGAGGACGTTCCGGGGGCGCTGGCGGGCGCGCGGTACCGGGTCGTGGACGGGGCGGTGGAGCGCGCGTGA
- a CDS encoding helix-turn-helix domain-containing protein — translation MDAAQQDATARARELQRSWYGEPLGALFRRLIDDLGLNQARLAAVLGLSAPMLSQLMSGQRAKIGNPAVVQRVQALQELAGQVADGSVSAAEATDRMDEIKKSQGGSVLTGTGQTTTSSGAPTVRRVVREIQSLLRSVAAAGDIIDAADSLAPTHPELAEFLRVYGAGRTAEAVAHYESHQS, via the coding sequence ATGGATGCAGCACAGCAGGACGCGACCGCGAGAGCCAGGGAGCTCCAGCGCAGCTGGTACGGGGAACCGCTGGGGGCGCTCTTCCGCCGGCTCATCGACGATCTGGGCCTGAACCAGGCCCGTCTCGCGGCGGTGCTCGGGCTGTCGGCTCCGATGCTCTCCCAGCTGATGAGCGGTCAGCGGGCCAAGATCGGCAACCCGGCGGTCGTCCAGCGTGTCCAGGCCCTGCAGGAGCTGGCCGGCCAGGTCGCCGACGGCAGCGTCAGCGCGGCCGAGGCGACGGACCGGATGGACGAGATCAAGAAGTCCCAGGGCGGCTCCGTGCTCACCGGGACCGGGCAGACCACGACGAGTTCGGGGGCGCCGACGGTGCGCCGCGTGGTGCGGGAGATCCAGTCGCTGCTCCGTTCGGTGGCGGCGGCCGGAGACATCATCGACGCGGCGGACTCGCTCGCCCCCACCCATCCGGAACTGGCGGAGTTTCTCAGGGTGTACGGCGCCGGGCGCACCGCGGAGGCGGTCGCCCACTACGAGTCGCACCAGAGCTGA